The genomic stretch CGAGGCTCGATGAAAAGAATATCCATGCTTTGATTTTGCATAAGGTTTGgagattgaaaatgaaattggGCAGCATTTGCCATTTAATCACTAGTTTAATGGCATTTGCCCTTATAAAGATTGCCTCACTCGCTGCACCTCTGCCCCGCTTCACCTACCTCGCCGTTCCACCGCCATACCTTGTCGCATTGCTGCTTGCCCCTCACTAGGTCTCCTTCTACACTGCCTCGTTGTCCGCTTGCTTCGTCGGGCTCGTTGTGGTGTGCTACAGCAGTTATTTTCTTCAGTTTAAGTTTTCTAATCTTATTGTATATGTtcgaattgattttttttcaattctatATTAAGTTtccactcatttttatatagtatttCTAGAGACTCGAAACTTATTTCGGAATCCATTATCTCTCCACATATATGCATTATACCGTTATCTTTCCCAAAAGTTTCGACAGTATTTCTTCACAATTACAATAGTTTTTTTCTTACTATTAAATGATTATATCTGactctatttttaataaatctaTGTCCAACTCTATTTTTGATAAATCTATGTCCAACTCTATTTTTGATAAATCTATATTCTAACTTTGAAATAAATTTTTACAATATGCTTCAAATACAACAACCAAACTCTTTTAAGAATAACTCAAtgacatttctaaaaatagttACAAAACTCTTTCTTTATATTAGTATTGATTGATTTCATGATAGATTTCCACTTTTGATTTCAGTtgtaattttaatatttgatttCAGTATAGACATTCATTAAAAGCCAATTGTACATGAATGAGATTCTGTTAATGTTCATCACTATCTCCATTAATTTCTCACAAATAATGACTAATAAACGCTATTGTAACCTTAAAACTCAACAACTATgttaagaaattatattttttcaagAAAGCTAAacaaatgtatatatatttgtttgtCCCTCAGGTTCATTAACTCAAATATATAAAGAAAATCAATCTAGAAGCTAATCACTCCCAAGCAATGAGTTTATTTTCAATGCTATTTGTGAGATTTCTGAAAACTGGATCCTATCAAAGCCTTTTTAAATTACAGAACACCATATAAATTGTTTCAGCTTTGAGTTGGATTTGGgacaaaatatacaaaatactcTCTGTGCCATGGTTAGTTACCGGTGAGTATCTCAAGAACAAAACGGGAATTCAGGAGCCGGGCCTAACTCCAAACAAAGAATGACGTTGACAGTAATCCTCGAATAACAACACTCTTTTTCTCTTAAGACACATCAACCGTAATATTAACTGCAAGCATGCAACGGACCTTAGAGCTCACAAGAAGTAGTCTGGAGTCTTGCGAGTTGTGTCGGGCTCAATTTGTCGTGGAGCTGGGTCAAACTGAAGGAAGTTCTGCTCCATGTGCTCCCCAATTTCAAGTATTGCAGCCATATTTCCGCAACGGTAGCAATAGTTGGGGGCGCTAAACACTGTCACCACATTCTTATCCTACAAAAAGGAGGTAAATAGATAAGTTTGGATTATTGATTTGCATAAAAGATTGATCATTCAAACCAAAATCCAACCTGACACCAGTTATAACCCTCCATGACAAGCTGGtgagccctagaaattagggtgAGGCCATTCGTGTGGTTGAACTGAGCAGCTATATCCTGTCCAAAGGTGTAGCCAGCCCCGCGTGGTGATATGCCCCATCCGCAACGATCATCCGGATCAGACCATAAAAGGTCGCACATTGGCCCTTCGTGTGGAACCTATCAGGACATTGAAGAAATCAACTCAGGCGGGAAAACGAATTAATAGACCATTCTATCaatgtcatttaatttttaaaagcaAATCAATATTTCACTCTAAAAGCCAACAACAGACATGCGAGCAAAATGAAGATGAAATTTTAGGAAGGTTACCACCTTTTGTTTATTGCAAGAAGATAACAAAAGGTTTTAGCATTCCATTTTGCTAAAAATTTGCAAAAACAACATATCAGCCTCAAAATGAAATTGGAGACTAGCACTCAAATCAGAATATTGGAGCTTTTGCACTCAAGACAGATGCCAAAATTAAAATCTAGCACTCCCACACTATGAATAAAAGTACTAAATCATAAACACAAATATCATGACAGTTGATAAAAATGAGACATTTGAATGCTTTTGCAGTCGATCagtaaagaaaacaaaaaaaaaggaaaaaagaagctCAGTTGTACCTCCTGTATGCGATCTAAAGCTCGAATATTATCCAAGGTGTCTAGTGATGGTGAAAGACCCCCATGCAAACAGAAGACCTACAATAAGACCATATCATCAGATACAATAAACATGCTATAGTTAATAAAGAGGTGTTGTGAAGTCGTCAACCAAACCTGACTCTCAATAAGTGCTGTCAATGGCAAATAATCAAAAAGATCAGTGAAAAACTTCCATACGTTGGCATTGCCATACTTCCTCAAGCATTCATCATAGAATCCATACCTGATACAAGAACAGTATGTAAATGATCCATGCACATTCcatgtataaaaaaaaagtcaaaatctAAAACTTGATTCTGAATTATTGTTAATCTTGTCACTTCTTAAATTTTGTACTTTAGGAATTTCTGCAGACCTCTTCCATTGACATGCCTAACAATTAGAAGAGTCCTTCACAAATTCAACAGTTGCTAAAAGTGCGGATAAAAAAAATCCTACAATGACTTTAGACATCAGATAtccaattatattttaatttttaattcagCATTTTGTTAGGCCAGAAATCTTTATACTATAAGAGAGTTATGAATCAAATCTTAGAGCATCTTCTTTGTGTAGAATCTAAAACAACACAGACCAATAGAATTACCCTTGCACTGCCGCTTTGGAGAAAAACTAAGGACAAAGAACATCACAGGAgactaaaatataaatactGATCATGGACGCCTATACAAAATTGAACAGCCTTGTACCCATATTTTTCCAAATGGGTCATCCCTAAGCACATTTCGAAAATAGTTTCCCTTTTACTCAAAAGGTAAATTCATAAAGCAAAAGAATCAATCCTTCCGTACACCAGTAATTATCAGGATAACCAACATAATCACCCAATAACATCATTACTTTTTCATGACACCTTTGGATGTCAGTTACAGCTTCATATCCTAGGAGGATATggaaataaaatcatttttttcatgGACAATAATATTTGCACATCATTAATTGGAACTAGACATCCATCAAAAGAAATATGATAGGAAAGCCATAGCTGAATAAAATAGATGTCATACACTTGAGTGATTTGCCGGCTTTCATGGTTTCCTCTGAGGATTGTGATTCTATCTCTATAGCGAACTTTCAAGGCCACTAAAAGTGTGACCGTCTCCACCGAATAGTACCCACGGTCTGCAGTATGCATGTTTTGTTAATCAGATGCTATGATGCACTTAGCACGACAGAATGACAGAGAAGATCACATAAAGAAAACCATTTAGATAAGACAGCTGTATGGATACGCAGCAGTgtgaaaaataatgaaaataaaaggaaCAAACAATGAAAGATGAAAAAGCAAAATCTCCATTAAAGGATAGTATTCTATTATGCGCAAGCAAAATTATCCCATCTCCACAATAAGCAAAATGCCTAGAGCCAATCTCAGCGTCATCTTGGAATAAATAATAACTACATCATCGAGGAACAAAAAATGAATACGGCGTCCATGAACTAATAGTTGAAATAGTGACTAGGTCGTGCAGGAACAATAACGGATACGTGTCCAGGAATTAATAGTTGAACATTATATGTTTCTAAAGATAAACTTTCTCAATTACAGGTCAACTTTCCACGTAAGCATCTGCCTTTATATAAAAGAAACCACAACAAGATCAAAACAATTCAGTATAGTACTATAGCGACGGCAGCCATCATTCAAACAATGCATAATGCAATCGGCTTGAAACAAATATTAATCCCGCTTTTCTGCAATTGACTGGAATGAAGCAACTCCGTCGTATCAGAACTTCCTTGCTCCAAAATATCAACGTCATGCTTAGTACACAGAAAACAAGAAATTTACTGTGTCTATATAGGTAAATAAGAAAGCTACAATCTTCACAAGCTATGATAACTGAATAATTAGCAAGGAACCAGCACCATATAATGATATTTTGCATCAAGCTACACAAGATCGTATAGGATCATCTTTTACTGGCAATTTTCTAAAGACTAACCAAGACGAACACGCATATTCAGCTATGAATCAATTCACACATCCACGCCCTACATATCAAAAATTAAAACGAGcaacaggaaaaaaaaaactagaaaagCAGCTActttaaattacaaaaaaaacaaatttgcCCCAACAAAGAACCAATTAAAAAAGGCCTCAATAAGCTCGACAAAACTCACCGACGTAGTCCCCCATGAAGAGATAATTTGTATCAGGAGCATTGCCGCCAATCCGGAACAGCTCGATCAGATCGTAAAACTGTCCGTGGATATCGCCGCACACGGTGACGGGGCATTTCACGGGCTGCACATTCCACTCCTCCACCAGAATCGCCCGCGCCTGATCGCACAAAATCTTCACCTCCACCTCCGATAGAGGCTTGCACTCCATCAATTGCGCTATTTGCCTATCCAGATCCCCATGCCCCGGCATTTTCGcctcaaaaaaaatatatataagcTGCCTAATAGCCGATCTAAAACTCCTTTAATACAACAACACAAGAGAAAAAATATTTCGGCCGCCGAATTGACCGAGATCTAGAATCGGAGATTTCTAGgaaaaaatatcacaaactcTTCATGATTTTTCCGACCTGAAACTCGCAGCCATTCTGTGATAacataaattaattagaaatttTCTCTACATATAGGAACTGTATGTATACATTGAATGGATCTATCTCTGTGTGCATCTGTTTGTTGCGGTGTGTGTGTGAAGAACAGACGAAATGGTGGAATGCGAAATGAAACTCAAATGAAATCCAAATGAAAGGAAATTAGAAATTTCTCGCCCCGCGCCGAGTCGGGTCAAACCAAAACGGTGAGCTACACGTGGCGGCCTGAAGGCTATTGAGAAAGGTTTTCTAGCCTGCGCATACGGTGTAAGATAGCAGCCCATGTCCTCGTATAAAATATGGGCCGGGCTATTTATTTCGTTGGGCTAATGATCCAATTTTAGCTATTGAATAATGGCTAAAGTTTTTTCAAAACATttgaaaatactaaatttttttattagtgtTTTATCGAATAGGATGCTTGATCAATCTAATACAAGCGTTGTTGGccataaataaaagtataactGTAATTTAGTAGATTATACAATCAAACGGCCACCAATCTAAACTATTATAACTgtaattcactcaaaacttaatataaatagaaaaaaaaatatagatacAAATAAATCCATGATCAATTAAAAGAAGAATATATTGGTATAGTACTAACAAACAATAATTGAGGTGAACCAAACCAGTCGAAATTAAAGGCTCGATTTAATTATTCGATTTCAGTTGGATTTCGCTAAAGCATAAAAACCTATCCAACTAGATGTAACTatatttcttttcaacatatttttttagaaaattgtGTGTACAAATTTATATGCCTTTTTCAGGTTAGAGAATCTAAAAATAACTTTGCAAGTTTGAATGGACCAAAGACCAAAACAGTGTCACTTCCCCTAACAAAGAATCTATCAAAAAGACTAAACCCACATCCACAAACAACTTTATTTTCTTCCTTTATTAATCTAATTTTCACCTTTAAATGGGGGattccctcttcttcttctttttttgtgtTTGGAACACATGCCATCGACACAACTAATAActtaaaatattcaaatattataGAAACAAAAGCTTATATGATACTCTTGTTTTTTTTCCTTGGCGGCTAAAACAATTGTCTGTTTGTTTGTCTTTTATCTCTTGGTATTATAAGATAAGATAGCAAGTAATAAAAaatgtattaattataaaagTTCGATTATATTTTTTCACATAGTACAAACGAGATGGAATCCTACACTTGGTTGAAATTATAACTAGTCTAATGTGGTTTATGTCGCACATCATTTGTAGCAGAGGATCTCGTCTCCGCACACCTAAGCTTGGCCCGGTGGTCGACGAGAGCTGCCGGTTCTTCtgtatcaaataaaaaattcaatggAATTACATGTGCATCATCATGCTATGTTTACAAATTAGAAGTGTATAATTTAGTCAGGTGAAATATAAGtacaattaataaataattgaaaattctAGCTTATAATTAAGTAGAGTATTTAATTAGAaggtaaaaaaataaagtggatGGGGGAAATGAGGAAACTCAGACACAAAACCAACATGAAAAGTTGAAAGCCCTCAAAAGTgtagataaaaatatgaaatttataaATGAGCTTTAATAAATCTGTCAAAGAAAGGATAAAGTGGTAGTGAAACTCTTTTTTTCTGCTTTATTTGCACAGTCTAATTTTGTTGATAAAGCAAACTTTGTCATGAAAAATCTTAATTTATCGTGCAAATAGCTGGCAAATGCAAAACTCTAGctatttattgtattttgaaTATAATCACAGAACAAAATAATGAAATCAAGCAATTCTTAAATTAGGCGTTtgagagaaaatgagaaaaaaaatgactGCTTTGAGAGTCCTTAATAGCGAAAATTTGACTTCAATATACATAATTATACAACAGATAAATATAATTGCCATGTCATTATTGTGTGTGCGTTTTACTACACTatgggaataaaataaaataaacattttaaaaaccggacgaaattatatttttgaaaaattacaatttttatgtaggagtatataaaattgaaaaagtagAAAATACAACTCAACTTGTATAGTTTAAAAAAATTGCTAATGCAATCATAATGGGTTGAGGTCGGGTCCGGGTCCGGGTCTTGGTTCTGTCTCTAATTATATAGCTACGTCCATAATCATAATATCCAAGCTAACAACGTAGTAAAACTATAGTATTTCATATAATGCACGAACGTAGTAAAATTATATTTCATATGATGTAGCATCTACAGATCgataatttgaaaataataataataatgacaaACCTGTTATGAATAGGGTCAGGTCCATTGGGAATTTTTCTTTTGATGACGTAGTTGAGATCAAATTTGGAAGAATCCCAAATTTGCTTCTCTCTTGCAATATTCCTTCCCAATTCACGATGCTTCCAAtttccggcggcggcggcggcgatgatCGAGAGCACCACGAGGAGCTGCAGAAGCAGGTGGAGGAGCTTACTCATCTTTCTCTCTATTTATATAGTACTACGAGGAATTGTCctataattgaaaataaatatgagGTTGAGACAGATGTTTGCTTGTTAATATATGTGGGATTTGAGCTACTAAAATGATTTTCAAATTGGAAAAGTGAAGAGATATTAAGTAATGGTTTATCTTTACTGCATGGCTAGGTTGGTTGGTTTCTTTATGGCTTTCGAGTgattctctctacttttctcgagcctatatatatatgaatatatatatgtatatgggagcgttattctcctattcatcccttagatcctttattcttcttaatatgggccgttagatctcattcatcaacggtccagataatctgcattattacactataatggtgcattattagtcggtgtgtattattacactataatggtgcattattagtcggtgtgcattattcaactgaaaatctacaCTATTAAATGACAcatggcaccaatctaaccgtcggatgacaaaatcgtggggttgagattaaaaaaaacaaagaacaa from Salvia splendens isolate huo1 chromosome 15, SspV2, whole genome shotgun sequence encodes the following:
- the LOC121769009 gene encoding serine/threonine-protein phosphatase PP2A-2 catalytic subunit-like; this encodes MPGHGDLDRQIAQLMECKPLSEVEVKILCDQARAILVEEWNVQPVKCPVTVCGDIHGQFYDLIELFRIGGNAPDTNYLFMGDYVDRGYYSVETVTLLVALKVRYRDRITILRGNHESRQITQVYGFYDECLRKYGNANVWKFFTDLFDYLPLTALIESQVFCLHGGLSPSLDTLDNIRALDRIQEVPHEGPMCDLLWSDPDDRCGWGISPRGAGYTFGQDIAAQFNHTNGLTLISRAHQLVMEGYNWCQDKNVVTVFSAPNYCYRCGNMAAILEIGEHMEQNFLQFDPAPRQIEPDTTRKTPDYFL